A single genomic interval of Halichondria panicea chromosome 2, odHalPani1.1, whole genome shotgun sequence harbors:
- the LOC135332142 gene encoding uncharacterized protein LOC135332142, whose amino-acid sequence MSLYICKSCSSSYAHSSSLARHVRQHREKALGKSLDLTQEISSQETSEIGYICCITCDSRFRFVQELIQHLTQAHETTVYTEKHEFSGFSEFLRWKEGEETRTCTQYVQPCGSRVRCGVRTWYYYCNRSGKSRSTTKGLRNSKLQGSEKLGVYCTAHLIVSQHTGGNVLVNFCSTHYGHTPEEDVMHLRLPKDFKLAVFNKLLQGVTIDRILDDIRDSVDEGGLKRCHHSTKKDIQNIKRVCNVDGVQKHSNDYTSVAAWVEELKSMEFCPVIAFKPQGVSSEREGVKDNDFLLALQTQFQLEMMKAFGGNVICVDATHSTNYYEYLLVTVMVVDDFGEGIPVAWAITTREDTCMLAYFFLELRKRTGPLSTQVFMSDDATQYWSAWTAAYSSINTTKLLCAWHVDRAWRKALKERIPLNENRIDVYHHLRTLLTELQPDKFRSLLQKFIKLSPTILLLLSKKLHAKGGRVGNLLQNRQVCEHKHVFGIFSSSTENCVSRRKEESTT is encoded by the exons ATGTCGCTCTATATTTGCAAGTCTTGCTCAAGCAGTTATGCACACAGCAGTAGTCTAGCTCGACATGTAAGGCAACACAGAGAAAAGGCTCTAGGGAAGAGTCTAGATCTGACCCAAGAAATCTCTTCACAAGAAACATCAGAAATTGGATATATCTGCTGTATTACTTGTGACTCCAG ATTTCGTTTCGTACAAGAGTTAATCCAACATCTAACACAAGCTCACGAAACAACTGTTTATACAGAGAAACATGAGTTTTCTGGCTTTTCAGAGTTTTTAAGATGGAAGGAGGGTGAAGAAACTCGAACCTGCACACAGTATGTGCAGCCGTGTGGATCCCGTGTCCGCTGTGGAGTACGTACTTGGTACTACTATTGTAACAGATCAGGAAAATCTAGATCAACCACAAAAGGCCTCAGAAATTCGAAGTTGCAGGGCTCGGAAAAATTAGGTGTCTACTGTACAGCTCACCTAATTGTAAGTCAGCACACAGGAGGAAATGTGCTGGTTAACTTTTGTTCCACGCATTATGGCCACACTCCAGAAGAAGATGTAATGCATTTACGACTCCCTAAGGACTTCAAGCTAGCTGTATTCAACAAACTGTTGCAAGGGGTGACGATAGATCGAATTCTAGATGACATTAGAGACAGTGTCGATGAAGGTGGCCTGAAACGGTGTCATCATAGCACAAAAAAAGATATCCAGAATATCAAAAGAGTGTGCAATGTGGATGGAGTACAAAAGCACTCAAACGATTACACAAGTGTTGCTGCATGGGTCGAAGAGCTGAAAAGCATGGAATTTTGTCCAGTTATTGCTTTCAAACCGCAAGGGGTGTCTAGTGAAAGAGAAGGAGTGAAAGACAACGATTTTTTGTTGGCACTTCAAACCCAGTTTCAGCTCGAGATGATGAAAGCTTTTGGAGGAAATGTAATTTGTGTAGATGCCACCCATTCAACTAATTATTACGAATACCTGCTGGTAACTGTTATGGTAGTTGACGATTTTGGGGAAGGAATTCCAGTTGCGTGGGCTATAACTACACGAGAAGACACTTGTATGCTGGCCTATTTTTTCCTAGAATTGAGGAAAAGAACTGGTCCCCTTTCCACACAAGTGTTCATGTCAGATGATGCGACGCAGTACTGGAGTGCTTGGACAGCTGCGTACAGCAGTATCAACACCACAAAACTGCTGTGTGCCTGGCACGTAGATCGTGCTTGGAGAAAAGCTCTTAAGGAGCGTATTCCTCTCAATGAAAATCGAATTGACGTATATCACCATTTGAGAACTTTACTGACAGAACTGCAACCTGACAAATTCCGAAGTTTGTTGCAGAAATTTATCAAATTGTCACCCACAATTTTGCTCTTACTTTCAAAGAAATTACACGCCAAGGGTGGAAGAGTGGGCAACCTGTTACAGAATAGGCAAGTTTGTGAACACAAACATGTATTTGGAATCTTTTCATCGAGTACTGAAAATTGTGTATCTAGAAGGAAAGAAGAATCGACGACTTGA